One segment of Sesamum indicum cultivar Zhongzhi No. 13 linkage group LG4, S_indicum_v1.0, whole genome shotgun sequence DNA contains the following:
- the LOC105160725 gene encoding mitochondrial metalloendopeptidase OMA1-like (The sequence of the model RefSeq protein was modified relative to this genomic sequence to represent the inferred CDS: added 69 bases not found in genome assembly) codes for MGWYRRSPRLIFDALRTYTSKIVVPRNPIQESISRTNFCRRPLQPNFSRPRVSEISQQIFKNSSLDNGLKQIQRKSPFLDGAKRFYYVDRQRVYHFKPRGYRRWFQDPKNVLVVVLVGSGVVITVYFGNLETVPYTKRSHFVLLSRNYEKELGESQFKQIKAQFKGKILPPLHPDSIRVQSIAQDIIDALQKGLRNEQVWNDIRYSPESAGFPHEADAHETMRALSDRVSEDEKWQSEDKWHKEGEILDDQWVQESRKKGQELGRASQTEHLEGLKWEVVVVNEPVINAFCLPGGKIVVFTGLLDHFKADAEIATIIGHEVGHAVARHSAEQISKNLWLTILQLILYQFFMPDIVNTMSHLFLRLPFSRRMEMEADYIGLLLVASAGYDPRFAPQVYEKLGRVVGDSALQDYLATHPSGKKRAQVLAQAKVMQEALDMYREVQAGRGVEGFL; via the exons GTGCCCAGAAACCCCATTCAGGAATCTATTTCAAGAACCAATTTTTGCAGGCGTCCTCTACAACCCAATTTTAGCCGGCCAAGAGTTTCTGAAATTTCACAACAGATCTTCAAGAACTCTTCTTTGGATAATGGTCTCAAGCAAATTCAACGGAAGAGCCCTTTTCTTGATGGGGCGAAGAGGTTTTACTATGTCGACAGACAGCGAGTTTACCACTTCAAGCCCAGGGGATACAGGCGGTGGTTTCAGGACCCAAAAAATGTTCTTGTTGTAGTTTTGGTGGGGTCTGGGGTTGTAATCACTGTATACTTCGGGAATCTGGAGACTGTACCTTATACAAAGAGATCccattttgttcttttgtcCAGGAACTACGAAAAAGAACTTGGAGAGTCTCAGTTTAAGCAGATTAAAGCGCAGTTCAAAGGGAAAATATTGCCCCCACTTCATCCAGATAGCATTAGGGTTCAGAGTATAGCACAGGACATAATTGATGCTCTGCAGAAAGGGTTAAGAAATGAGCAGGTGTGGAATGATATCAGGTACTCTCCTGAAAGTGCTGGTTTTCCTCATGAGGCTGATGCACATGAGACAATGAGGGCATTGAGTGATAGAGTTTCTGAGGATGAGAAATGGCAGAGTGAGGATAAGTGGCATAAGGAGGGAGAGATTCTTGATGATCAGTGGGTTCAAGAGAGTAGGAAAAAGGGCCAAGAACTGGGGAGGGCATCCCAGACTGAGCATTTGGAGGGTTTGAAGTGGGAGGTCGTTGTGGTTAATGAGCCTGTGATTAATGCCTTCTGTTTGCCTGGTGGTAAGATTGTTGTTTTCACTGGATTGCTTGATCATTTCAAAGCGGATGCCGAGATTGCAACAATTATTGGGCATGAG GTTGGTCATGCTGTGGCAAGACACTCTGCAGAACAAATTTCGAAAAACCTGTGGTTGACAATCTTACAGTTGATTCTTTACCAGTTTTTTATGCCTGATATCGTCAACACAATGTCTCATCTCTTCCTGCGGCTTCCTTTTTCTCGAAG GATGGAGATGGAAGCAGACTACATTGGACTGCTGCTGGTCGCCTCTGCCGGCTACGATCCACGATTTGCTCCACAGGTATACGAGAAGCTAGGCAGAGTCGTTGGTGATTCGGCACTGCAAGATTATCTTGCAACTCATCCTTCAGGTAAGAAGAGAGCCCAAGTACTCGCTCAGGCTAAAGTCATGCAAGAGGCCCTTGACATGTACAGAGAAGTACAGGCGGGACGAGGAGTGGAAGGTTTTCTGTAG
- the LOC105160566 gene encoding cytochrome P450 704C1, with protein MDVLGNPMLLSVAVAILAVFVVRMVIGLSAKKEKRKYHPVRGTIFHLLFNFGQIYDYLTNLTRKNSTFRILYLDNVEIYTSDPANVEYFLKTNFANYGKGSFHHDILEGLLGDGIFTVDGERWRHQRKMSSYEFSTRNLREFSNGVFKTNAAKLARIVSAAVTSDQAIEIQDLFMKSALDSVFKVVLGVDLDSMRGTNEGSQFSKAFDEASEMTCFRYVDMTWPIKKFLNIGSEATLKKCMKIVDGFVYKVIQSKIEQISKPNENLTVNKGDILSRFLEMNETDPKYLKDIILSFIIAGKDTTASTLSWFFYMMCKHPHIQEKIVTEVREAAKLGEYSSVDEIVESITEEALDKMQYLHAALSETLRLYPAVPSDGKVCFADDTFPDGFSVKKGNLVAYVPYSMGRMKSLWGEDAEEFRPDRWLNENGVFQQESSFKFTAFQAGPRICLGKEFAYRQMKVFASVLLSAFSFTLADENRPVHYRTMLTLQIDGGLHLRPSFRTSH; from the exons ATGGATGTTTTGGGTAATCCCATGTTACTCTCAGTTGCAGTTGCAATTCTTGCAGTTTTTGTGGTCCGGATGGTGATAGGATTGTCAGCCaagaaggagaagagaaaATACCATCCTGTCAGGGGCACTATATTTCATCTGCTGTTTAATTTCGGACAGATTTATGATTATCTGACTAATCTCACCCGCAAGAACTCCACTTTCAGAATTCTCTATCTTGACAACGTTGAAATTTACACTTCCGATCCTGCAAATGTTGAGTACTTCCTCAAGACGAATTTCGCGAACTACGGAAAG GGGTCGTTCCACCACGACATCTTGGAAGGTCTTTTGGGGGACGGGATCTTTACAGTCGATGGTGAAAGGTGGAGACATCAAAGAAAGATGTCCAGTTACGAATTCTCCACCAGAAATCTCAGGGAATTTAGCAATGGTGTCTTCAAGACTAATGCAGCTAAGCTTGCTCGTATAGTGTCAGCAGCTGTGACCTCAGATCAGGCAATAGAAATTCAA GATTTGTTCATGAAATCTGCATTGGATTCAGTTTTCAAGGTTGTTCTCGGTGTTGATCTGGACAGCATGCGCGGAACAAATGAGGGCTCCCAATTTTCCAAGGCTTTCGATGAAGCAAGTGAAATGACCTGTTTCAGATATGTCGATATGACCTGGCCTATCAAGAAGTTCCTTAATATTGGATCAGAGGCCACATTGAAGAAATGCATGAAGATCGTGGATGGATTTGTTTACAAGGTCATTCAAAGCAAGATTGAACAGATAAGCAAACcgaatgaaaatctaaca GTGAATAAAGGAGACATTCTTTCGAGGTTTCTTGAAATGAATGAGACAGATCCCAAGTACTTGAAGGACATAATACTAAGTTTTATAATTGCCGGGAAAGACACAACAGCCAGCACACTTTCCTGGTTTTTCTACATGATGTGCAAACACCCTCACATACAAGAAAAGATTGTCACAGAAGTGCGGGAGGCAGCAAAGCTTGGAGAATACTCGAGTGTCGATGAGATAGTAGAGAGTATTACTGAGGAAGCACTGGACAAAATGCAGTATCTCCATGCCGCTCTGAGCGAAACTCTCAGACTGTATCCGGCAGTTCCATCG GACGGAAAAGTGTGTTTTGCTGATGACACATTCCCAGATGGATTCAGTGTGAAGAAAGGGAATTTGGTGGCATATGTGCCGTACTCAATGGGCAGGATGAAATCATTATGGGGTGAAGATGCAGAGGAGTTCCGGCCTGACCGTTGGCTCAACGAAAACGGAGTGTTTCAGCAAGAAAGCTCCTTTAAATTCACAGCCTTTCAG GCAGGGCCAAGAATCTGTCTAGGAAAAGAGTTTGCTTACAGGCAGATGAAAGTTTTTGCATCTGTGCTGCTGAGTGCCTTCTCATTCACATTGGCTGATGAAAACCGGCCGGTACATTACCGAACCATGCTAACACTGCAGATCGATGGAGGCCTCCATCTTCGTCCTAGTTTCAGGACCAGCCACTGA
- the LOC105160567 gene encoding alpha-L-fucosidase 1, with protein sequence MAQPHYSFHIPTLLVLFFFQLPFSWSAQVQVVTPPLPILPLPSYSQLKWQQREIIMFLHFGVNTFTDSEWGTGRENPSIFYPTGLDTAQWADAAAGAGVSLMILTAKHHDGFCLWPSKYTDHSVARSPWKKGHGDVVQEFIDAVRARGLDAGLYLSPWDRHDPRYGHVKLYNEYYLAQLQELLTRYGDVREVWFDGAKGPNAPNMTYYFNDWFSMVKELQSAINIFSDAGPDVRWVGNEKGYAGTTCWSTINATSLSIGNGSIIDYLNSGDPKGTNWVPAECDVSIRKGWFWHKSQAPKKLTQLLEIYYKSVGRNCVLLLNVPPNSTGLVSESDVQRLKQFRGAIDTIFSTNLAEKCWVEASSQRGGENGGGFGPKNVLDDDHLWTYWAPSEDEKENYWIEFRTRTKRITFNVVRIQEAIGLGQRIKKHEIYVDGVRVAKGTTIGYKRLHRLEMGIVDGFSVRIKIVKSKGIPLISSVGLHFDPFWNPN encoded by the exons ATGGCTCAACCCCACTACTCTTTTCACATTCCCACATTGCTTGTGCTATTCTTCTTCCAACTACCCTTCTCATGGAGTGCTCAAGTTCAAGTAGTCACCCCTCCCTTGCCCATTCTTCCCCTACCATCATACTCCCAATTGAAATGGCAACAAAGGGAGATCATAATGTTCCTCCATTTTGGTGTGAATACTTTTACGGACTCTGAATGGGGTACTGGCAGGGAAAATCCGTCTATTTTTTACCCGACGGGCCTTGATACTGCTCAATGGGCTGATGCTGCTGCTGGAGCTGGTGTGTCGTTGATGATCCTCACTGCCAAGCATCATGATGGGTTCTGCCTGTGGCCATCAAAATACACCGATCACTCTGTGGCTCGGAGTCCTTGGAAGAAAGGACACGGTGATGTGGTTCAGGAGTTTATTGATGCAGTGAGGGCCCGAGGGCTCGATGCAGGCTTATACCTTTCACCGTGGGATCGTCATGATCCTAGATATGGTCATGTTAAGTTGTACAATGAGTACTATTTGGCTCAATTGCAAGAACTTCTTACTAG ATATGGAGATGTTAGAGAGGTATGGTTCGATGGAGCAAAGGGTCCAAACGCACCAAACATGACCTATTACTTCAACGACTGGTTTTCAATGGTGAAGGAATTGCAGAGTGCTATTAATATATTCTCGGACGCCGGACCGGATGTCCGGTGGGTCGGAAACGAGAAGGGATACGCCGGGACCACGTGTTGGTCCACCATCAATGCCACGTCTCTATCAATTGGCAACGGCAGTATCATTGA TTATCTCAACAGTGGTGACCCAAAAGGGACCAATTGGGTACCGGCAGAATGCGATGTTTCCATCAGGAAAGGCTGGTTTTGGCACAAATCACAAGCACCAAAGAAGCTGACTCAACTACTAGAGATTTACTACAAATCCGTGGGCCGAAACTGTGTGTTACTCCTCAACGTGCCGCCCAACTCCACCGGTTTGGTATCCGAATCCGATGTCCAAAGGTTGAAACAATTCAGAGGAGCAATCGACACCATTTTCTCCACAAATTTGGCAGAAAAATGTTGGGTTGAAGCGAGTAGCCAACGAGGGGGTGAGAACGGAGGAGGCTTCGGGCCTAAAAACGTGCTGGACGACGACCACTTGTGGACGTACTGGGCTCCAAGTGaggatgagaaagaaaattactgGATTGAATTCAGAACGAGGACTAAAAGAATTACGTTCAACGTGGTGAGGATCCAAGAAGCGATCGGATTAGGACAGAGAATTAAGAAACACGAAATTTACGTAGACGGGGTTAGGGTTGCAAAGGGAACCACAATAGGGTATAAGAGGCTTCATAGGTTGGAAATGGGAATAGTTGATGGGTTTAGTGTGAGAATAAAAATTGTCAAGTCAAAGGGCATACCTTTGATATCTTCTGTCGGCCTCCATTTTGATCCCTTTTGGAAtcctaattaa
- the LOC105160568 gene encoding 3-ketoacyl-CoA synthase 5-like, producing MNTTHIYQLHRYNKKQLEKNSTALLPSNTMSRNSNTAISDKLLLAQMVSLFTQLINLSLLVIFFFLQSLFIIQKRDPIYHFLAASCFLLFVVAKRYVSTPSTVYLVDFSCFKPPNFCRVPFSTYIEHARMLDFLDEESVAFMAKVLKHSGQGEQTYIPPAIHYIPPKSGHQEALKEAHMVLFPVVEDLLSKTNTSPQEIDILIVNCSGFCPAPSLSSIIVNKYSMREDIRSFTISGMGCSASALAIDMAQNIFKTHKNSNALILSTEILSTGWYPGKEQPMMVLNCLFRMGAAAILVTNKREAKKTAKYKLLYTHRSQRAFDDKGYYSAIREEDSDGVTGVTLRRDLLQVAGETLRANIAVLGSKFLPYTEMILYALSIFKKKYLNKSTEIYVPNFKRVVQHFCLPTSGKPVIREIGKGLRLGEREMEPALMTLHRFGNQSSSSLWYELSYMEAKERVKKGDRVWQLGMGSGPKCNTLVWECIRPIVGEAQKGVWADSIHSYPVSTVHQNSLNL from the exons atGAACACCACACACATTTATCAATTGCATCGATACAACAAGAAACAACTAGAGAAAAACTCAACAGCATTATTGCCTTCAAACACGATGTCCCGAAACAGCAACACAGCCATTTCAGACAAGCTTCTACTAGCCCAAATGGTCTCTTTGTTCACTCAACTCATCAACTTATCACTTCTTgtcatcttcttctttttacaATCTTTATTCATCATCCAGAAAAGAGATCCCATCTACCATTTTCTTGCTGCATCATGTTTCCTTCTTTTCGTCGTTGCGAAACGCTACGTTTCCACCCCATCAACCGTATACTTGGTCGATTTTTCATGCTTTAAACCTCCAAACTTCTGCAGGGTACCATTTTCGACCTACATCGAACATGCCCGGATGCTTGATTTTCTTGACGAAGAAAGCGTAGCCTTCATGGCTAAAGTCCTCAAACATTCAGGCCAAGGCGAGCAGACCTATATCCCACCAGCCATACACTACATCCCACCAAAATCAGGCCACCAAGAAGCCCTCAAAGAAGCCCACATGGTCCTCTTCCCTGTAGTTGAAGACCTTTTATCCAAAACCAACACTTCGCCACAAGAAATCGACATCCTCATCGTTAACTGCAGCGGCTTCTGCCCTGCCCCCTCGCTTTCTTCCATTATAGTCAACAAATACTCCATGAGAGAAGATATCAGGAGCTTCACAATCAGTGGAATGGGGTGCAGCGCGAGTGCACTGGCCATTGACATGGCTCAAAACATATTCAAAACGCACAAAAACTCCAATGCGCTGATCCTCAGCACCGAAATCCTGTCGACGGGCTGGTACCCTGGAAAAGAGCAGCCCATGATGGTTCTCAACTGCCTTTTCCGCATGGGGGCGGCAGCAATTCTTGTCACTAACAAAAGAGAAGCGAAGAAAACAGCCAAGTATAAGCTGCTTTACACTCACAGGAGCCAAAGAGCATTTGATGATAAGGGATACTACTCAGCCATCCGGGAGGAGGATTCTGATGGAGTCACTGGAGTTACACTCAGGAGggacttattgcag GTGGCCGGAGAAACCCTCCGGGCGAACATTGCAGTACTGGGGTCAAAATTCTTGCCGTACACAGAAATGATACTATACGCTTTGTCGATCTTCAAGAAGAAGTACTTGAACAAGTCAACAGAAATTTACGTGCCGAATTTTAAGAGGGTGGTGCAGCACTTCTGCCTACCGACATCGGGCAAGCCGGTGATTCGGGAGATAGGGAAGGGATTGAGGCTGGGGGAGAGGGAGATGGAGCCAGCACTAATGACGCTGCACAGGTTTGGAAATCAGTCGTCCTCTTCATTGTGGTATGAGCTTTCTTACATGGAAGCTAAGGAAAGAGTTAAGAAAGGTGACAGGGTGTGGCAGCTGGGAATGGGAAGTGGGCCTAAGTGCAACACCCTGGTTTGGGAGTGCATCAGACCCATTGTTGGGGAAGCCCAGAAAGGAGTATGGGCTGATAGCATCCACAGCTACCCAGTCTCGACTGtccatcaaaattcattgaatttgtga